The nucleotide sequence TGCAAGTGAAGACACACTGCTGAGTGACAGCACCACGTTGCAGAAAAACCCCTTCCGTATGATGCCACTGACATAACCAAAACATGAGAAAACAAAAGTCTAAAAAACATCGTGACATAGAAAGTCATCGAATGATACCATGCATTTTGTAAGGGTCTGctgtatgcatgtgtgtaaatGCACAAAGACCTCAGGGTCCGCTCCAGATCTGTAATCACATTCAGGTCTCAtctcgtgtgtgtgcatgtggggcAGGTCTGGGCTCTGAGCGGTGATCAAAGGAGACTTTAGTCTCATCTGTAATGTTTACATTTTTCACAGGGAGATCACATTCATATATTACAtgtgcaatttaaaaataatttttaaactatagGTATAAGGATGTACCTATATGGACCACTCTAAGGCCTCTCAGTGGACAGTAGGGAACTTGCTAACTAAACTGTTAGCCCCACCCCGTGGAGTACGAGGCATGCCTTAAAACTCTCATTTCAGAAGTACATCTACTGAGATGGAAAATGTTCTTAATATGTCAAAAGCTGGTCACAAAACAACATGCTCTCTGTATACACAAAGGAATTGAAAGGAGGGACCAGAACAGATCTTCGTAAGccaacgttcatagcagcattaggcacaatagccaaaaggtggaaacaactgaaatgtccatcaagggatgaataaaCAAAGCGTGGTATATAATGCGATGGAAGGTTATCCaaccatagaaaggaatgaagttctgacacaggctacaccacagatgaaccttgaggacagtatgctaagtgaaataagccagacaccaaaagacaaatattgcacgattacatttatatgaggttcctcaaatagacaaattcatacaGACAGAAGGCAGATTACAggtcccaggggctgggggaggggggtaaaggggagttattgcttaatgggtacagagtttctacttgaggtgatgaaaaagttttggaaatagaagtggtgatggctgcacaacattgtgaatgtaattaatgccactgaagttgcacacttaaaaatgatcaagatggcaaattttatgttatatatattttcctacaatttttaaaaatgtaaaatacaaaaactattgaattttacactttacaGGTGAatgtatggtgtgtgaattatatctcaatgaagctaaaaaaagaaaatatatataccagaagcttcaaaaaatggaaaaacaaaaaaaccccaacatgCTCTCTCTTGATGACTCTCCCTCCATTTTCATGTATTTGTAGGGATGCAGAGATGTGGGCCAACGTGTTAATATGGTTCTCTCCAGGTGGATGGAACTGGGGGCATTTAAAATTCCCTTCTTTTTGATTGTCtatattttctcacttttctgtAACAAGCATTCATTGGtttggtaattttaaaaaaagaaagagagggaaggaaggaagggagggagggaagacttTGCAGAACCCTAACCCCCCCCCAAGCTTGTTTGCATTCCAGTAGGTAGGCCCAAGGCCCCTGAGGCCTTCAGAGCTAAGGCGGAGAGCCTGGGGCCGCAGGAGTGGGCACCTCTCATTCTCTCCCTTGGTCCTTCCCAAGAACTGCAGGACCTTAGATGGTCTCTCTCTAgcagggcaggcaggcaggactATGGAGTCTCCCGTACTGATCACATGGGACTCCACCTGATCCTCCTAGGAAGGTCTCACATTTCATAGCCAGGAGACTGAGGCTCGGATGGGGACTGAGCCCAGGCATGACTGGCCCCAGGCCTGAGTGCCCCTACTGGGCTCCAGAGCCTGGACCAGGCACTCATGGAGCCTCTGCAGGCCCCTCCATGCCAGCCTCCTGGGCTCAGCTTTCTTGTTGGAGGAAGAGCGGTGGGTCCACCTTCATGCCCCCAGCAGCTGCTAGGGAGCCCCCACATGCCTGtggtccccagcccctcctgtgcTGCCCCAGCCAACAGTGGCCACGTCCTCCCTACCTTGCTCCACTTCCTCTCCTCTGGGCTCCTTGAGCCCCTCCCGGtgcccctgccccagctccaGTCAGCCCTCACCCTGGTGTGATACAGTCTCCTGACCGTGTCCTGCCTCCTGCTCTTCACCTTCCAAcccctctcctccctcagaaTCTCTGTGGATCTCATTGCCTCCCTAAGAGTCCAAACTCCTCCCTCAGCAGGACTTTCCAACCCCAACCCCGCTCCCACCTGCTGGTCCACACCCTCTCCCACTGCTCCCACCTGCATCACGGGCTCCAGCCCACTTGGCACTGCCCAAACTAGCCCCAGGCTTCCCCACTGCTGGACCTGGACTCCCACctttcccctctgccaggaatgccCCTCCTCCACTTGAAGAAAATCCACAATTTCAggttcctccctgcctcctggggcCCACCCTGATCACTGGCCAGGTAGCACTCGTCTGTCGCCCGTGGGCTCCCAGCACACCAGGCCACCATAAACTCAGAGCCCAATGACTTGTTCCTCTTTCCTGTCTCCCACTCACCAGCTCCCCAAGGGCAGTGTTTCCCAATGGTGTGGTGCATGGCCtttgtgggttcaaatcctggctctatggGACCTTAGGCAAATGAAGTGACCTCTCTGGGCCCAGTTTCCCCATATGAGCACGGGGAGAACAGCAGGCCAGAAGTCACGGAGTTGGGCCCTGAAGAGACTACTGCAGGCCCAGCGCTGGGCAGCGCACAATGTAGAAGGGCTCCAAAGACGAGGACAGGCTGAGGCCCAGTCAGGGTGAGCTTCAGTTCCAGTGGTTGCTCTGTGACCTTGTCCTGGTGGCTGTCAGTCTCTGGGCCTCCCAGTGACACTGATGGTGCTCTGCCCGGCAGGGCCTCATCATTGGGCTTCCCTGGCTACGCCCAGAGTCATGTACCAGCCCCTGGGCCTGGAGAGGCTGACTCAGGGCTCCTGGAGTGAGGGGCCTGTGCAGGTCCCTGTCCTCCCTCACgtcctccctccccatcccaggGACAGGGGCCCTGCCTTTCCCCTGGGCCTCCCAGGGCGGGGACCTGCAGCCTCCCACCCCCATGCCAGAAGTGTGTTCTGGGGTTTCTGAGGGGGCCCACTACCCGGCTGTTTTGGAGGCCCCTGCATGCCCTCGTTCCCAAGTCGACACCTTCTGCCCTGGAGGAGGCAGCCTTGTATCAACAGGCAGAGAGGAGGTGTGAAGGCAGCCACAGTGGCCAAGGGGGAGGCCGGGCTGGCCCGCCCTGCTCCGCTGGTAATGAGAATAGCACACGCTCCTGCAGCCCCCACGCAGCCTGACCACCCCCAAGGCCTGGAAGGGACCCcaggggaaggaaggggaagaagcGTGATGGGGCAGAGGCCAGGCCTTTACCGGCTCCAGCCCTTGGACCTGCACCCGGGGCCCCGCACTGCCCGGCCAGGGAGAAAGAGCAGGTGGAGAACCCCCGGGGGAGGAATGGGGGCAACAAACGGTGAACCTGTGCTGAGCCACCACGAGCGGGCTGAGCAGAGTCACTGCCAGCCCCTGGCCCCTAGCAGGGCCAGAGCTGAGGGAGCGCATGCGGGGGCCCGCCTGCGCACCTCTGCCCTTCTCAGCTGACTGGTGGTCTGGGGCAGTCTGGGAAGCCAACAGGGGATGAGGGGTggaggcctcagcttcctcccttGTGTAACAGGAATGCTGACCCGGTCACTGCCTGCCTCACAGCTGACTGTGCCACACTGGCAAGCTTAGCTGAAGGTCCCCGAGAGCGAGGAGGGGGGGCACCTGTGAGGCCTCACTCTGCACTCGCCCAGCCCAGGCGCCCTGGAGGCTCCCGTGGCTCCCTTGCCCTGAGACGGCCCAGAGCCCTGAGGCagcagctcctgttctctccccgTTTCTTGGCCTCAGCTCTGAAAGGACCTCAGGGATCCTCTGGACCAACCCCTTGTTCTATGGAGCTTGGCAGTGTTGACAGAGGTGATGACAGCCAACCACTTCAGCTCCTGCCTGTCTGGCCTCTTCTTGATCATCTCCAGGAACAGGCCACTCACTCCCTCACAAGTCAGACCCTCCGATCGTAGAATGTTCTTCAGACTCTCCCTTGAGTGTTCTCCTCTGGGTGTCTGGAGGCAACAATCACATCccctagtttttttctttttggacaaAACATCCCCAAGTCCCTCAGCTATTTCTCTGATGATGTGGTTTCAAGCGCCCTCATCAACCTCCCTCCCCTGAGCTAGGGTTTGTCTCCATCCCTCATGAACTGTGCCCCCCAAGCTGACCACGTACATGGCCCACCCTGCCTGGGGAACAAGAGACCATCGCCTCCTTGGTTGAAGACCTGATTCTAGTGGATGGGAATGCGATCACCTTTGTTTCCATGCCCTTGATGCCTGGAAGGCAATGCCTGCCATCCTCTTTCCACATGTGCTGCTGGTCATATGATGCCTCCTGACCCTGAAGTGGGAGGGTACAGGGGCTCTGCTGATTCCACCTTCTTAGATCTGATGGGTTTTTCCAGTCTGTCAGGacctctttatttatttgtttttattttcaagcgtacatcattatattttcaaCTTCTGTagagattgcatcatgttcaccaccaaaagtctagctgccATCCCTCACCGCACACATATGCCCCTTCACCCCTACGGCCCTCCCCCGACCCCTCTTTAGATCCTGGCTGTTATCCAGTTCACTTCTTGGGTTTGGATCTTACCCCAAATTAGATCAGTTCATAGCTTCATTCAAAATCGTCATGCTGCCCATGACAAGGCTGGGAATAGAGCTGGTGGCACATCACCAGAGACCTTCATCCAGGTGAACATCCATGCATTCACCTGTTGGAACACTGAATCTGTTATGAATTCACTTACCTGAACTGTCATCCAGCTCACGTGGCCCCATCTGTCGACAAGGATACCCTGGGAACTTCTTTATTATGTGGACAGCAATTGTGTTTGGCTGCTCATAGCACACACCCAAATGACAATAACTTAAACCAGATggtgatttattttctcttacaTTAAAGAAATTCAGGGGTAGACAGTGCTGGGCCAGTGTGGCACTTCCATGCTGCCATCAATGCCTCAGGCTTCTTTTTGCTTTACCGTCCTTAGTGCATGACTTCTGTCCATGCGAGAGCCCTTGCAACAGGCGAGCCCGTGAGGAAGACAGCAGAGACGGCCCACATGGAAGCCCCTGAGCAGGACCCAGGCCTACCTTGCTGGCCCAGCACCGGGGGCAGGTTTCAGCACAGAAGGAGGCATGCTTGAGGGTCCCAGGGCTGGAGGCAAACTGGACAAACAGCTGGGCCAGGACCTGGCCCACCAGGACCAGCTGGCTCCGCCCATCCATTTGCTAGCTGGCCGGGCTGGCTGGCCCTGGCTCCAGCACCTGAGCTCTCCCGGAGCCTCTGCACGCCAGTTCTGCTGACCCTTTGCTACAGGACAGGAACCCGCGAGCCTGCTGAGGATGACCCTCATGCTGGGTCCACGGAGGAGAAGGGCTGGAGATGGAGGGCAGGGGAACGGAAGGACGCCCACAGCCCGGTGCTGGACTAAGTCTCAGAGAAGGAAGGAATCCCCTTCTGCCAGGGCCAAGGCTGAAGATATCGGCCCCCTTACTCACAACCCAGCCTAGTCCTTCACCCACTTCATTCTGCTGCCCTGAACTTGCTATAAGCAAGGCTTACAGACACAAGCTCTGTGCTCAGCACTGtgtcatgcattatctcattttaccCCAACAACTGCCCTGGAGAGCAGaatccccactttatagatgagaaaactgagggtgaGTAAGTTcttacagctggcaaagggtggAGCTGGGACTCTAAACCAGCCTGTCTGATTCCACAGCCTGGCCTCCTAACCATTAAACCCCACTGCCTCCCTGGGCTAACTGGAGGCCCAATGGGGGGATCCACTTTGTCCCCCTACTGAATGGGGCTGTCAGACAGTGTACCCCTGTGCCCTAGAGCCTGGCTACGAGGCCCAGTGAAGAGCCAGGGGCCACAGCAAGACAGGCCCTAGGCCACACCTTCCAGAACTTATGCTCTGACACCCCACAGTCAGTCTAAGGCCTGGGCTGTGGGGCTAGCCCAAACCTGGAAGCCAGGCTCTCCTGGAGAGGGAAGGGCATTGCACGGCTCTGTGCTGGCAGCAGATTCCCATCATTCACCAAATCCTTTCATGGGAAATCCCTCCAGGCTGGCTCTAATGGGTAGtgagtggggagagaggaggaataaCTCTGGATATTCGGAACCTTCCTGGAGATCACAAAGCCATTCCACGACTCCTATCTGGCTGCCTGTGCACAAGGCAGTGCTATTTGGCAAAAACTACAAATGTGCTAAAGGCACGTCAATAAGGGACTGAGTATGGTGTGAGCATGCCTTTTAACTCAGCAGTTAAAAGGGCTGAGTCAGAGAGCTCAATGTCAACAGCACATTAATCTGAAACTTCAGAATCCAGATCAAGAAATAtatatgaggggctggcctggtggcatagtggttaagttcgtgtgctccacctcggtggcctggggttcggaggtttggatcccgtgtgtggacatacacaccactcatgaagccatgctgtggtggtgtcccacatacaaaatagaggaagatgggcacggatgttagctcagggctgattttcctcaccaaaaaaaaaaaaaaagaaagaaaagaaatatatatgaaaCCTGATGAACTTTGTTTACAACTGTCAATTACATGTACATAAATTCCACGATAGTACAATATGTCAAGATTTTTATAGCACTGTGCAGCCTTGGATGAATAAACGATGATTTATTATaaatgttttctcattatttcaacCTAAAAAGTGTAGGATTGACTGTTTTCTAAGTCCCAAATGCCCTTAGGAAAAagtagtagttttttttttaccttggttTAAACCCTTCTAAGTCATGAAATTTTGCATCATAACTGCTTCTTTCCAAAGAAAGCCTGTTTGAAATCAAGGCCATCATTTATCAATTCCACCTTCTTTTTGTGCTACGGACAAATTAAAAATTTCCTCTCCTAATTCATAGCACCTAGAATAAACTAAACGACAGTTGCCTTGACCAACGTTATTCAATGTCAATTATTACTTCATCCTAATGTTAGAGTGGTAACTTGGGCatattttctccaatattttaaaaaataagttctgaGGAGAAAGTGATGTAATTTCATCATTGAAAGTTTATCTGCACCTCTTGccatttcactttttttcccaGTTAAAATTATCCACTATGATTAAAATGGACATTTAAATCACCTACGACTAACCATGAGTCAGCAAAATATGTGCTGACATGGCACGCTCTAAGATATGctgttgaatgaaaaaaagcaagttacaggCAATGTGCCATAATGTTACCTCACATATACTGTGTTTTCTAAAGACACATGTGTTTATGTGAATGCAGGGACCAGGTCTGGAAGGACACATGGCAACTGAACAACAGCTGTTACCTCTGGGGGGAGGCTACAGGGAGTCCAGCTGTCACTGGAATGCTTCCATTTCTAGAGAGAGAGCTATTAGTTAAGTAATTTGCGcaaataaaagttaatttttaaaaacagccatAAAAATACTACAAGGCCATTTACTACTTCAGGCTGGTGCAGGCTAATCTAGTCCTGAAACATCATCACGTTGACCTTTAGTtattcattacattttttttttttttttttatgtcacaTCTGCTCAAAAGTCCATTTGGCTCCCCATCGCCTTGCAAATAAAACTCGACTTCTTAGCCTGGCCCCAGCCAAGGTGTGTCCTAGCTCTCCACACCACCATCCCTGCACACTGTTCCTGAAGCACCTTGGGAAGTCCCCCTGCAAGGTCTTTGCTTATGCAGTTCCCACATCCAGAATAAtattctctccctgcctctctctaccCAAGTCCTACTCATGGTTCAAGGCCCAGCTGTGACCTCTCCACCTCTGTGGCCAGAGCTCTACAGTCCTTAGCCCTCATTTGGCCCTTAGCCTCCGAATTCAACCCTTtctcccaagatcacaaagaacACTGACGCCTCCTTTAAACTGCAACTATTGCTGAGGAGTGACagcttttactttataaactttactATGTCACTGTTTATACTACGAGACGGTAACAACAGTCCTCAGTCCTGTGAGTAGATACTATAATTATTAGTCCTGTTTTATAGAGCAGAAGCTCAGGCTCAGACAGGTTAAGGGCCCTaaccaagggcacacagctaccACTTATATAACAGCCTGACACTTGTCCCTCCCACAAGACTGAAATCTCATGAAAGCAGAGACCACAACTAGCTTGTTCAGCCTGGCGTGCCTGACACTTACCagttgctaaataaatatttaaatgttacatAACAAAATGAATAATGCCTACAAGCATCTGGAAATGTAAGTACCTTCTTTATAAAATGATAGCAGCAAACATTTAGCCCACTTGCCAGGCCCATACTAGGTGGTTCCACGGATGGTTCTGCTTAGTACCAGCAACCTAGGTGGTGACTATTTTATATCATTATTGCAATGGGGATGAGGAAACTTGAGTCTCAGAGGaactaagtgacttgcccaaggtcacacagcaaatcaaGAGTGTCTGACTCAGGCTTGCTTGGGGGCCCATCTTCCCCCATTTTCATCCCACGGTACCCCATTCCTCTTCTCCAGGCTGCTCTATTTTTCAGGGACAGAAACTAACTGTGTGCAGTGAGATGACTTTCTCGGTGTCACTCAGCAAAGCAGCAAGTGCTGTTCTGGGGAACCCAGGAAGGGTCTACCTGTTatgtcccctcctccccactgccctcaCCGTGGCCGGGTCCCTCAGGGCTGGTCTTGGAGTCTTATTCAGCACACTTGTAGGCAATGGGTGGAAGTTACCGGACACAGGCCCCCGGGGCTGGTGATGAGAGAGGCAGCTACTCTTCCCAAAGGTCCATGAGTCACTTGAGGGACAGCCTGGCCGCCCCCCCAAAATGGCACTGCCCACGGTCGTCGGGCTCCTGGGCACTCACCCTGAGCGCGTGGGGCGGGGTAGGGTGGGAACACGGTGAGAAGCTTAGCAGCTCCATCCAGATGCGAATTATCCCTCCCACACTTCCCGGCTGCAGGGGCCTCCATTAGAGCCCCTGAGGAGTCAGAATCCACACCTTCACAAATGGGCCCCTTTCCCAGGGGCCCCCTGCCCAGACCTTCCCTGGGCTCTGTGGGTTTTGACACCTCTCTGTAACCTGGTGGGGGGCCACCTTGCACCTTTGGTCACGATAAAAGCTCAGGCCCGGAGGTGGCCGGCCTGGCCTCCCAGAGCCTGCAGGCCCGGCCATGGCCCAGTCCCCTCCTCTTCAGAACCTCCCGGGCCACGACCACTGGATCTTCCCACAAGGTTGGGGCTGGGCCGGCCACTCCGACTCCACGTCTCCGGCCTCCTCCTCGGACTCGTCGGGCTCGTGCCATTGGGACGGCGCCCGCATGCCCCCGCAGCCCGCGCCCCCGGCCCGCAGCGCCCATGCCGCAGAGGCCGCCCCGACGGCGCCGCGACGTGTGCGCTCCGGACCCGCCGGCGGGCAGCGGCAGAGCGCCAGCGAGCGCGAGAAGCTGCGCATGCGCACGCTGGCCCGCGCGCTGCACGAGCTGCGCCGCTTTCTGCCGCCGTCCGTGGCGCCCGCCGGCCAGAGTCTGACCAAGATCGAGACGCTGCGGCTGGCCATCCGCTACATCGGTCACCTGTCGGCCGTGCTCGGCCTCAGCGAGGAGAGCCTGCAGCGCCGGCGCCAGCGGTACACTGACGCGCCGCTCCCTCGGGGCTGCTCGCTCTGCCCCGACGGCGGCACCACGCAGGCGCAGACGCAGGCGCAGGCGCGCGGCCCGGGCTTGGCCTCAGCCACCCGCGCCGTGGCGTCCTGGGCATTCCCGCCAGCCTGCCCCGAGGCCCCGGCGGCGCCCGAGGTCCTGGGGAACAGGATCCCTGACATGGGTCCCTGGGTGACACCGCCTGACTGCCCTGGGATGCAGTCGCCCACACATCTGTCCCAAGGGAGAGCCCGCGACGCGGCCCTTTGGACGCCGCCTCAAGTCTTTTCGGGAACGCAGACGTCCCCAGAGTCCAGGAACTACGCCACGCCCTGGACGCCGTCCCCCTCGGCCGGGGAGCTGGCTGCAGTGTACCAGGTACGCGCCCCCGAGGCCCTCTCCGCTTCCCTTGTGGTGGTCTCCAGGCTTCAATTGGAAATGGAGGAGGTGGGTAGGCTCTAGTCTGCAGAGAATATAGTGCTTTTTAGATCCCGGGTTCTCTAATCCAACCCTGATTAGGAGTGGAGAAAAGCTCTAGGGAGGATGGAGAGGACCCTAATCTCCTTGGGGAAAGAAGTGGGGCCCTGGGGAGTTAAGGCCACCACCACCTGTACCTAGAAGTCTTCACAGACATGTGGAAGAGGGGGCAGTCCTCGGACTTGCTTCAGGGGCCACTGTCAGGAAATTCGCTCCAAGTGCTCCAGTAAGTGTTGAGGGGGAGGAAGGACCAGCCGACACCGGGAGAAGGGGCTTCCTGAGCAGTTGGGCTTGGAGCTGGTGACCTTCATGCTTCCTTCAAGCTGCAGTCATTCATGAGGCCCATGAATGAGTGAATCATGGTCCATAAAAGAGCATATTAATAACGAAAATTTATTGAACGCTTACTATTCTTGGCACTTGACAGGTATTAACTCATTCAGCCCTCCAACAACCTTATGAAGTAGGTGTTaccatcatcatccccattttacagatgcaaaaaCTGAGACTAAAAGAAGTCAGCTGAGTTCTCGTAGCTAGTGAGgggcaaagctgggatttgaactctggCAGTCTATTTCCAGAGCCAGTTCCCTTCACCACATTGTTTCACTGCATCCACAGCACTAGGGCTGTTCAGAACCTGTCAGCAACACTCTGGAGAGCgtccaggttcagatctcggggcATCAGGCAGTGGCCCACTAACCAGCTGCTGTTGTCTCTGTTGCAGGGtatctctgtgtctctggagTCCTGTCTGTTGCCAGAAATCccacccctcctgccccacccagCATGCCAGAGACTCCAGCCTCAGACCCAGTGGGGATGCTGGAGCCGCAGTGCAGAGGTGCTCCCCAGCTCAGAGGACCAGGGACCAGGCCCTGCCTTCCAGCTCAGTGATGAAAGCCCTCCCCAGAGCTCAGGCCTGCGTCTCAGTGGCTGCCCTGAACTTTGGCAAGAAGATCTGGAGGGGCCCCACCTGGGCATCTTCTACTAATGGCCTTGCCTGCCTCCTTTTCAGCCAGGAATCAGACCTGTCATATGGAGCACCCTCCTCAGTTTCTACTTCAGTGGTTTTCAAGCTTTCCTTTAGCCAAGGATCCCTTTTCCAAGTGATGTCTTTCATGGAAGCAGTGTTGAAACAAATAGTGGATGGCCTCCCCGGCTGCGATCGGGGCTGAGGCAGTGCCCTCTACTCCTAGACACCCCCCAGAAGGACTGATGCTCTGTAGACACAGCCTGAGCTACAGTAAGGTGGTGCTTGACCACGAAGTTGGCCAGGCTGGGACTGGTGGGGAgtgggttcagggtcgggggtggGCAGAAGCCTATATGCTTAGAT is from Diceros bicornis minor isolate mBicDic1 chromosome 5, mDicBic1.mat.cur, whole genome shotgun sequence and encodes:
- the MESP2 gene encoding mesoderm posterior protein 2 translates to MAQSPPLQNLPGHDHWIFPQGWGWAGHSDSTSPASSSDSSGSCHWDGARMPPQPAPPARSAHAAEAAPTAPRRVRSGPAGGQRQSASEREKLRMRTLARALHELRRFLPPSVAPAGQSLTKIETLRLAIRYIGHLSAVLGLSEESLQRRRQRYTDAPLPRGCSLCPDGGTTQAQTQAQARGPGLASATRAVASWAFPPACPEAPAAPEVLGNRIPDMGPWVTPPDCPGMQSPTHLSQGRARDAALWTPPQVFSGTQTSPESRNYATPWTPSPSAGELAAVYQGISVSLESCLLPEIPPLLPHPACQRLQPQTQWGCWSRSAEVLPSSEDQGPGPAFQLSDESPPQSSGLRLSGCPELWQEDLEGPHLGIFY